The Deltaproteobacteria bacterium genomic sequence ACAGATCGGGCTTCGGGATGCCGGATATTACAACGGCATCTACATAATTGACATTGACGGCAAGGACTATCAGGCGATGCTGAATTTGCCGGATTTACCGCTTATTGGTGGTTTTGGAATGGGTAACTCTACGGATTTCCTGCCGTTCCAGGCGGAGCTGTATGATTTCGCCGATATTCAGGCGACTGGCGGGCCGTATCCGGACCGGATCACGGCTTCGGAGTATAACCAGAGCGCTGATGTATTTGTTACCGCTCTTTTGGGATACAACCCGCCGGATCCGCTCTGGGCTGCGGGGCTCGGGGATTGCCTTTGGGAATCCATATATGGCACAATTGGTGCGTTCCAAGGAGACCCGACATTATCTTACTCGAGTCGGGTATATGATACATCAACAGGTATGACGATGTATGACGCCTACAAGACGCTGTGGCCCCTCAATCC encodes the following:
- a CDS encoding PEP-CTERM sorting domain-containing protein translates to MKNFSGKMVSRLAAGVFAVLVIFCFLAGSAEAVSTVTARIEPYGEQIGLRDAGYYNGIYIIDIDGKDYQAMLNLPDLPLIGGFGMGNSTDFLPFQAELYDFADIQATGGPYPDRITASEYNQSADVFVTALLGYNPPDPLWAAGLGDCLWESIYGTIGAFQGDPTLSYSSRVYDTSTGMTMYDAYKTLWPLNPNMDWSGDMWVLSEVQGVEQNFFVFATPVGLAGGAPVPEPASLFLIGTGIVGILAIRSSKKRWQ